One Mycobacterium paraseoulense genomic window, GTCGCGCACATCTTCCAGCTCGGCCGCAAATACACCGACGCGTTCGCCGCCGACGTGCTCGGCGAGGACGGTAAGCCGGTGCGGCTGACCATGGGGTCCTACGGCCTCGGGGTGTCGCGGTTGGTGGCGGTGATCGCCGAGCAGCACCACGACGAGCTGGGGCTGCGCTGGCCGTCGGCGATCGCGCCGTTCGACGTGCACCTGGTGATCGCCAACAAGGACGCGGACGCCCGCACCGGGGCCACCGCGCTGGCCGCCGACCTGGACCGGCTGGGGGTCGACGTGCTGCTCGACGACCGGCAGGCGTCGCCGGGGGTCAAGTTCAAGGACGCCGAGCTGCTGGGCGTGCCCTGGATTCTGGTGGTGGGGCGCGGCTGGGCCAACGGCGTGGTCGAGCTGCGGGACCGCTTCAGCGGCGAGACGCGCGAGCTGTCCACCGGGCCGGCGCTGGCCACCGATGTCGCCGCGGCCCTGACCTGCTAGCCGCAAAACCCTTGCGGCCCTAGTCGTTTCCGCCCGGGAAACTCGTGGTGATGGGCCAGGCGCCCAGCACGCGGTTCCACCGGGCGGCCATCACGGCGCTTTGGGTCAGGGCGGTCGCGGCGAACGCGCGGTCGTCGGCCGTCTCGGCATGCTCGATCACCACGCGCCAGGCCGACGCGCCGTCGTTTTCCATCCGCGCCGCCAGCCGCGCCGCGTCCGCCGCGCTGCCCACCAGGATCGGCAGCTGGTAGCCGGCGGCGGCGACCGGCGCGTTGACCTTGCGGGCGGTCAGCATCGCGATCACGTCGTCGCGGCGCTGCCGGTGCTGGGTCAGGGCCTCCACCACCAGGCCGTTCACGCTGGGCGGCGACAGCGCCGAGACCATGCCGTAGCCGTAGATCGTCGAGTGTTCGATGGCCAGCGCGTCGCACAGGGCGGCGTTGTCGGCGTCCTTGCCGGAGCTCATATCGACGGGCCCCCGGGTACCAGCGCGACCGTGTAGGAGGCCGTGCAGGACGCGATGATCGAGGCGAGCAACCCCGCCCGGTAGCCCGATTCGCCGGCCACCAGGCGGCTGGCGCTGTCCGCCGAGGCGCGCAGTGCGTTGATCACGTCGGACACCGGCGGCGGGGGAGGCGGCGGCCCGGGCGGTTGGGCCGGGCTGGGGCCGACGGTCGTCGTCTCACTCGTCGACGACGTGGTGAGCTTGCCCGCGGCCCGCGAGATCTCCGTGGACAGGGCGCGGGCATGCGCGGCGCGTTGACTGGCGACCACCGTCAGCGCGGCGGCGACCTGCGGTGGATTGCCGACGGCCGCCGCGGCGGCACCGGCCAGCGCGCTGTCCTTGCGGGCCTGGTCCAACGGTCCCAGCAGCTCTTCGACGGCCGGGGGCTTGGGCGGGGACTCGCCGCAGGCGGAGGTGAGGACCCCGAACGCAGCCAGAGCCGCGCCGCCGGCAAGCACACCCCGCCGGTTGACGACGGGATCGGCGCTAGACACAAACACATCCTGCCATCGGTGCGAAGGTGGGCACGAAGCCAGGACGCGATCCCGCCGTCAGACGCGATTCCTGGCGTATCGTTGATAGCTGGCTCTCGCGGGACGGCAGCCTTCGCGTTCCGCCGGGACACTGGAGCCGCCCGCGGGCCAACGGGGGCGGCGACGCCCTCCAGCTGACCGGACAACTCAAGATGAGGAGCTCGCCGTGACCACCGGGCTACCTTCGCAGACGCAGGTGATCGAGCTACTCGGTGATGAGTTCGCGCGCGCTGGATACGAGATCGAAGACGTGGTCATCGACGCGCGGACGCGCCCGCCGCGGATCATGGTGATCGCCGACGGTGACAAAGCCCTCGACCTGGACACCATCGCGACGCTGTCGCGCTCGGCGTCCGCTTTGCTGGACGGCCTCGACGACGTCGCAGACCGCTACGTGCTCGAGGTGAGCTCGCCGGGGGTGGACCGCCCGCTGGCCAGTGAAAAGCATTTCCGCCGCGCCCGCGGCCGCAAGGTCGACGTCGTCCTCGCGGATGGTTCTCGGCTGACCGGCCGGGTCGGCGAGACGCGCGGCGGCGCCGTCGCGCTGGTGGTCCGCGAGGGCCGCGACTATCGGCTGCGCGACATCCCGCTCGCCGATATCGCCAAAGCCGTTGTTCAGGTGGAGTTTTCGCCCCCAGCGCAAGCGGAGTTGGACCTGGCGGGCCAGGCCGACAGGACGGAGGCCGGAGCATGAACCGCGCCAGCGACGATGCAGTGGGGGCGCCCCCGGCCGCGAAGCGGCGAGGGGGACGTAGCGATGTGGGGGCACGCCCCCACAAGTGGGAGGTACCCCCACCCGCTTGCGGGGGAGAGGAGCGGCGCTGATGAACATCGACATGGCCGCGCTGCACGCCATCGAGGTGGACCGGGGCATCTCGGTCAGCGAGCTGCTCGAGACAATCAAATCGGCGCTGCTGACCGCCTACCGGCACACCGAGGGCCACCAGAACGACGCGCGAATCGAGATCGACCGCAAGACCGGCGTCGTTCGCGTCGTCGCCCGTGAGACGGACGACGACGGCAACGTGATCAGCGAATGGGACGACACGCCCGAGGGTTTCGGCCGCATCGCCGCCACCACCGCCCGCCAGGTAATGCTGCAGCGGTTCCGCGACGCGGAGAACGAGCGCACCTACGGCGAGTTCTCCACCCGCGAGGGCGAGATCGTCGCGGGCGTCATTCAGCGGGACAGCCGCGCCAACGCCCGCGGCCTGGTGGTGGTCCGGATGGGGACCGAGACCAAAGCCTCGGAGGGCGTGATCCCCGCGGCCGAACAGGTCCCCGGCGAAAGCTACGAGCACGGCAACCGGGTGCGTTGCTACGTGATCGGGGTGACCCGCGGCACGCGGGAGCCGCTGATCACGCTGTCGCGGACGCATCCCAACCTGGTGCGCAAGTTGTTCTCCCTGGAGGTCCCCGAGATCGCCGACGGTTCGGTCGAAATCGTTGCGGTGGCGCGGGAGGCCGGCCATCGCTCCAAGATCGCGGTGAAGTCCAACGTCCCCGGCCTGAACGCGAAAGGGGCCTGCATCGGCCCCATGGGCCAGCGGGTCCGCAACGTGATGAGCGAGCTGTCCGGCGAGAAGATCGACATCATCGACTACGACGAAGACCCGTCCCGCTTCGTCGCCAACGCGTTGTCGCCGGCCAAGGTGGTGTCCGTGTCGATCATCGACCAGAACGCCCGCGCCGCCCGCGTGGTGGTGCCCGACTTCCAGCTGTCGCTGGCCATCGGCAAGGAGGGCCAGAACGCTCGGCTGGCCGCCCGGCTCACCGGGTGGCGCATCGACATCCGCGGCGACACGCCAGGCGGATCCGATGCGCATTCGGCCGGCCACCCCGAACACGGGGCCACCCACGGGATGGCGCACGACCGCTGACGTGGCAAACCCGCGCGGGTCGCGGAGAGCGGCCGGACCCTCGGGCGGTTCTGACCATCGGATAAGTGACGCTAGACTGAGCCGTGATCCAGCGTGAGCCTTCGGTCTCGGCGCATAGACGTGTAGACGGACCAGTCCGCACGTGCGTCGGGTGCCGGAAGCGAGAGCTGGCCGTCGAACTGCTTCGCGTCGTGGCTGTGTCGGACGGGAACGGCGAACTTGCCGTGATCGTTGACACCGGGACCAGCCTGCCGGGGCGGGGTGCGTGGGTGCACCCCGTACCGCAATGCGTGCAACAGGCGATTCGGCGGCGGGCTTTCACCAGAGCGCTGCGCATCGACCGTCCACCGGACACATCCGCGCTGGTCGAGTACGTGGAAGCGCTCGACCCGCCCGGCAACAGAAGAGGCAGCAAAGAACATGAGCACACCGTGAAGTCCC contains:
- a CDS encoding ferritin-like domain-containing protein; amino-acid sequence: MSSGKDADNAALCDALAIEHSTIYGYGMVSALSPPSVNGLVVEALTQHRQRRDDVIAMLTARKVNAPVAAAGYQLPILVGSAADAARLAARMENDGASAWRVVIEHAETADDRAFAATALTQSAVMAARWNRVLGAWPITTSFPGGND
- the rimP gene encoding ribosome maturation factor RimP yields the protein MTTGLPSQTQVIELLGDEFARAGYEIEDVVIDARTRPPRIMVIADGDKALDLDTIATLSRSASALLDGLDDVADRYVLEVSSPGVDRPLASEKHFRRARGRKVDVVLADGSRLTGRVGETRGGAVALVVREGRDYRLRDIPLADIAKAVVQVEFSPPAQAELDLAGQADRTEAGA
- the nusA gene encoding transcription termination factor NusA translates to MNIDMAALHAIEVDRGISVSELLETIKSALLTAYRHTEGHQNDARIEIDRKTGVVRVVARETDDDGNVISEWDDTPEGFGRIAATTARQVMLQRFRDAENERTYGEFSTREGEIVAGVIQRDSRANARGLVVVRMGTETKASEGVIPAAEQVPGESYEHGNRVRCYVIGVTRGTREPLITLSRTHPNLVRKLFSLEVPEIADGSVEIVAVAREAGHRSKIAVKSNVPGLNAKGACIGPMGQRVRNVMSELSGEKIDIIDYDEDPSRFVANALSPAKVVSVSIIDQNARAARVVVPDFQLSLAIGKEGQNARLAARLTGWRIDIRGDTPGGSDAHSAGHPEHGATHGMAHDR
- a CDS encoding YlxR family protein, producing MSDGNGELAVIVDTGTSLPGRGAWVHPVPQCVQQAIRRRAFTRALRIDRPPDTSALVEYVEALDPPGNRRGSKEHEHTVKSR